The Deltaproteobacteria bacterium genome includes the window CCACGAACTGATCTCGATCTCTTCGCGATAAAATCGGTAAGCCCCTGTGCTAAGGAAATTGGCTGTTATCTCTTTATCCCGGCTTATTTCTATCAAGAGGCCTTTTCCTTCATGGCCACAGTCAAATCCGTCCGGCTCCGGTGTCCCTGGATAATAGACTTTGCTTTTGGGTCCGGGTATAGGTGGGTAAGGTATATGCGTGTGGCCCATTAACCAGAGATCCAGCCCACACGATAATAACTCGGATTCCGTCATTGGATAGTAGTCCCTGTCAAAATCAGGCGAAAGACCTTCAAGGCTACCGTGCGCTATCCCAATGTGAAAGGCAACATCTTTGTCCTTCTCAACCTCTCGAATCCATCCGATATTATTCTCTCCTGAATGCTTTGTCTCACATGGGGCCGCATATAGGTTGGCATCCAAATCATAGGGTTTGAGTGAATAGATTTTTTTCGATTCCAGTACAAGAACATGGTTATCAGCGAAACCTTTGAAAATCGCCCAGAGGCCATCCGGCCGGTCAGCAATGAAATCATGGTTCCCAGGCAGAACGGCAACCAATCTGCCCTGAAAGTCGCCCAGGATATCTGCCGCACGTTTGATATCGCCCTTTGCCACTGAAACCCTGTCAAAAAGGTCGCCCCCAACA containing:
- a CDS encoding DNA repair exonuclease, which encodes MKIFLTSDAHLGMKFAGYPSVQEKLVEARFEALKRCIDIANERECELFVVGGDLFDRVSVAKGDIKRAADILGDFQGRLVAVLPGNHDFIADRPDGLWAIFKGFADNHVLVLESKKIYSLKPYDLDANLYAAPCETKHSGENNIGWIREVEKDKDVAFHIGIAHGSLEGLSPDFDRDYYPMTESELLSCGLDLWLMGHTHIPYPPIPGPKSKVYYPGTPEPDGFDCGHEGKGLLIEISRDKEITANFLSTGAYRFYREEIEISSWKDAEEILTRYSDPEHRNTLLKLKVKGRLPEAEYEGLRVLREKLGKNLCFFHFDSTEVTIKITPDVIDREFTEGSFPYRLLKGLAEALDFEALQVAYELIQETRR